The genomic region TATTTGACTTGTGTAACATATACTTATCCAAAAAGTGCTATATATATAAGGACAAGTTTacattagttgctcccactcatcttgaggtaggtacataaATCCACTTAATTCTTGATGAAAAAATGCATTAAAATTTCATCACATTTTGATGTTTGCCTTAACCCCATACATGGAATTAATCGACTTACAAACTGAGTGTTCTTGACcttcagtttagaactttcaggttgtttttaTAAACATGTAAGTCTTTGTTTACGGAAAGTTGTTTTAATGTTTATATAATGTAGCTCTAAATGATTATAAGCCACTAGAACaacaatgatcctcaaagaaacatttTGTAAGAAAGGTAAGATGATTCTTTGATAAATAATTCTCTTCTAAGCATAACCTTTAACAATCAATCATACTTTTAGCGTCTTAACGTTTGCATTCAGATTTTGTTTAGTGATGAACACCCTTAGgtaattcaaccaaatcccaaacgttaaaatcaaatttgctaataacaattctaattccatttagaaaattgattgatgctaatggcttaattagagGAAGTAGGACCAGTAAACTTTCCAATATCCATTTCAACTTAAGTCAAGGAggatacataatcatcaaagttaaacctagatgacctccgtAGTTGCTATCACTTTCAAGATTCTAagtgtgtaagagttggtgcagtatggtgtgcaagaggtgtaatcggagtaaaatttaataggtctcttccccccgcctcttgcacTTCTGGCAACttttactgctcccactgacttagaaatcTTTAACAATTTTGCATGCTTATGGTCGACATTAAAAACCAATAACTTCTAATAAAGAAACAATTATGGTCAACATTAAAAGACCAATAAATTCTAATAAAGAAATAAATTAATGAATTTACTTCTTGTAGTTTCTCTGTTTGAGGATTACAAGTTTGGTAAGAAATCTGAGTGTGCCCACGTCTAAgcaaaaatgaaacttttgttaAAGTAGCAGTATATTCTTAAAGAGAAAAGTTGTGAAGGAGCAGTGTCTTGTACAGGAGGTACAAATTGAGGTAACGACAAGTTTTCACTCCCCTGCCTCTTGCAACTCTCGCAAATTAAGATTAAGACATTtaatgctcccactaaccttttaGATAGGAATGCTACAAGATAAGTTTCAGTGATGTACGTGTTGTGGGAACATGTCATATATGTTAGACTTGATATCCTTAATGTCCAGATGTTATAAAATTTTGAGGGACATATTTAGAAGGAATCATAGTATAtatgaattaatttctttaataaATTGATCCATATGAGACATATTAGATACAAGTAAATATTATTTGAAATGATAAATGACTTATGTCAGAATATTCCATTTTGGGATAAGTTCCAATGAAATATAATTTCTGATGGAACTTGATTTATTCTCTTAGCCATTTAAATATTAAGGCTTTCAACACATGCTCGTAAGTCACTAAAATTGAgatttgataatatttcatcCTTCATTAACCTGGTCCAAATTTCGCATGCAATTTGGTCTTAATGGATGAAGTTTGTAGATctcatttttttcttttgttaaattttcattttcatgataacaAAAGGTTGTGAAAAAATGTAGCATCATCTAGTTCTATCTTATAAGGTTTCTATCCAGATTGAGATGACAAATAAtataagagtttaaggtaagagtgactttgtgttaaccatgcaaacctcacaactgtCATAATGTAGCTTTTATATTGATACTAAATTCTGAATCTTAAAAGTATCATCCTTTCAGGTTTAGTGGCGATGAGATGAACAACATCTAATTTTCTAGTTTCATGCATTCCTTTTCCTGTACATTTGCTGCTAATCAACACACTTGTTTTCCTTTGGTACTCTTGAGTGTAATAGTTGATTCTTAAGGCAACTTACGATATTAGTGGAAAAGTTATATGTAATGCACCAGAAAAGTGTATTGATTTTCATGTGTAAACCTTTaaattatgggtcatggtattgtacatcatgatgtattcacatatgccactaactttatagtaagaatctagagtaatgcatgcgtcttaggagttattttgattcttccaaagaaaatAAATTAGTCTTAGGAAATTTAGAATCTAGAATAGCTCACATGATAGCAATAATTAAGTgggttcttgattatcataagagatataATGTTTGACTTATCCCACTAGTCTAGTTTTCTTCTGTATAActtttatcagaaaagagcagTAGAATTATCATATCTTAAGAAATAATCAACAATCCAACAAGAGAAAATTTTTTAGAAACTCTTtagtaagcaaaacattttaggttttgaaattagAGTGGATAAAACAGATGAGATACAAACTTAGGAAGAAACTTGGAGTGATTTGCATTATGGGGTAATCAAGTAAGGCAGacacaaattattatattgaagatatagtctactataacaccaaaataacagacTAATATAAGGTTAtacctgaattttggcttcgctttggctttgaccaaaattcagacattatgaacgtacataaataacagattgtcttgatgttctaaataaatttggcttcgctttggctttgaccaaaattacATATATtatgaacataaataaataaaaccaacttaatgttctgcttgaattttggcttcgctttggctttgaccaaaattcacgcaTTATGAaccatataaaataataaacctcGGCTTAATGTTCTACcaaattttggcttcgctttggctttgaccaaaattcagcattatgaacgatataaataatagaccgtctttagtgttctacatgaactctggcttcgctttggctttgaccataattcacatattatgaacacacataaatatagactgtctcaatgttctacatgaactctagcttcgctttggctttgaccaaaattcatgtattatgaacacacataaataataaagtaaagcacacaaatataacataacacctttgggccagaaatgaaatatttatgtaaattagGCTGATAATTTATTATGTGCATCATCAAACAATTCGTTGTTGGTTTCATTATCCAACaatacacataatcacataaagtGGCATAAATTAAAGTTGGGTCATTCGCAAGTTATAGTCATATGAAACCAAATAAAATATGGCTTCCAAAAGTTAACATAAGGCATGTGAATTCGTATAAACGTTATGCAAAAATTTATACATAAATAATTAATACAAAATATCTCATGCGAAAGCTTAACATATAATTGAGTTACTCTATATATTTCATATAACCTatacaaaaaaataaattaattccGTATAGTATGTGACATAAATTGACATAACATATATGCGATTAGTGATATCTTTTTTAATCACTAAATTATTTCCCCATTAACTACAAATAATAATGATAAGAATACAAAACAAAATATGCCAACGTATGCAATAAAGGCCTAAAAAAAAGCTTAATAAATTATCTTCATGGCAATTTATattatgaaataaaaataatggcCACTTCTAATTAATATAAAGCATtactttattactgatttatttCATGGTGAATGATTATATGGTTTCGGTTTGCAAATAATAACCACTTATTCCAAATAAATTTGTTAAACAATAAAACCCATTGAAAATttgtaattttattgtttttaggaATTGCCGCATAAGAAAAGCTGGATTAAACTCAACACCATGTAATGTCCGCCGCTTCAACTTCGATAGTTGGTATCTTTTAATTTATCTAACATGCTTTCTTCAACAAAATCacaaaattttgttttgtttctttGAAGATTATAAAATCGCAAATTAGATAAAAACCATTATATAAATCAAGGGAATATCGATTCAATAATTGAAATGATATAATCAACatcgctctgataccacatgttgattaaatctataaacatgggtcaaaatatataacctaatcatgtttattcaatcataacgtaaatataaataccaagttagagacacttacttgtgggagtggtcatctttgaagacgaagataaggccatgattcccgttatggtaccttgggttgatggatcacctttacactgtgttcccgagttaaaaatccctccccttccctcccctcccctcccctcccctccatgtctttccaaattggaaagactattttcaggcaaaaaaaaccccattttccctcccctccccctattaagtggatctctggaacaccattttccctcccctcccctcccctccccctgttaagtaGATCTCTGGAACACAGCGTTAGAGAGAATTTTTGGTGTTGGTGTTCTTAAGGAGTTTTTCATATAACTATTTATAAACCATGACTACTATCACTAATGATCTATAATTATGATCATAAATCATTGTTGGTTACAAACTCTTGGTATTCTCTCTATTAaaggtacctaaagggaaatcataattgccccttaaTACTAATTaataattacaattactaccatcaagtaattgtcggggactagttatgtcatattggtaatgttaccaaatgatccttaaggccacatcaacgggttatttctaacaaaagattgttgttGGATTGGATTCACTTGATTTTTTGTTCTTGCAGTGGTACGTGCTCCCGGGATGGCTGAGCTCAAGGTGTCATTGACTAAACCAGGCTTACGGTCTGATGGAGTCTCGATCTGGGATTGGTCAGGCTCGGCATTGGACGAGGGAGACAAGGCTGCTAAATGGTTTACTGATTTCCTTGGGAAACCTAGCCGCTTGGTGCGCTTTAATGAAGGTACAATCCAACACATATTACAGTAACCTTGCTTTTTCAAATTTGATATTTTATACTACATACATTGATACATACAATACAAGAGAAGACAAGTTAATTTGTTCTGTTTTCTATGTACAGAGTCAGAGACTAGACCCACTGACCCTAAATATGCTACTGGGTTCAATGTGAAATTTCCAGATGCTTTCCCCTACCTTTTAATCTCCGAGGTTAGTACTAGGGATGTTAGCGGTCTGGTCCGGGTGGTTTCCAAGAAAATTCTGAGCGGAATCACTACGGAAAATGATAAACCAAACTAAACCGGCCAGGTTGGATTGGATTGGTCAGCTGCACTGGGTGGTTTTACAGGTTTCATGGTTAAGGGTTTGGATTTGGCAGATTGGCAGTTTGACCcgattttttttttctcaaaatcaTTAGTTTGTCTTGAAAATTATTAAATAAATGATGAACAGGGTTGATGATTATAATACATATACATAAGTACATATTCCAAAAAAGACAAGAAATACATAAATAATAAAGGTCAGACGTCTTGTTCGGTTTACACTGCTGGTCCCAAGTTTCAAATATGACCCAACCGCGAAAACTGAACAGTGAACCAAACCGTTTGGGTCTTAAACCAGCCGACTTGCTTCGGTTTGCCTGTTTTTGAACACCTCTAGTTAGCCCTTATATAAAGAGTTAATCTCTCATGGACTCATTTAGACTCTTTGAAATGTGTTATTGTTTTGTAAGCTTGATCTATGAACATCTTTTAAGTCCTGCAGCCTTCATTGGATGCGGTGAACGAGCAACTAAAGGAGCCAGTCAGCATATACCGATTTAGACCCAAGTACGTGTTTTCCACATTAGCTTAGCGGTCGTGGTTTTGACTACTTTACCAAAAAATATATCAATTATACTCTACATAACCATGTTGATTCAAGCTTTTCGGACTTGTGCAGCATCTATGTTAGTGGTTGTGAACCATTTGCTGAGGACCTCTGGAAACAAATCAAAATTAACGGGTTGACTTTTCAGGGTGTCATGCTTTGCCCCCGTTGTAAGGTATTGCAATCATGCTCTACTTCTGTAACCTAAATTGTCTGTGTTATTACAAAGATCCGCGTCACTGGGATTTTTGACTAAACATACACTAAAAAAACATTCAAGCTGGGCGCCCGCCGCCCCACGGACCATAGTGGGTCCGCCCATGGTGTCGTCTAcggtctgtttttttttttttttttttttttttttgaaacttgAATTTAACAATTGCATGCCTATCAACCTTCAAGGGATGGAATGCATCTCATTCCCCTCTAACTGCTCGAAGGTCACATGTCTAGCGTAAGTTGCACGTTACCTACTCACACCACTAGTTAGCAAGGTATTGGTGAGGCCCGTGAATTTTCCCAAATGAGTTCTctgtatgataaaaaaaaaataaaaagtacatTCATGTCGCATTTgtaatattgttattattttttctTCTCAGGTACCTACCATCAATCAAGAGGATGGAACACAAGGAAATGAACCAACCAAAACCATGATGAAGTTCCGATCATCTAAAGTCTTGGAAGTGGACACCACGACCACCCAATTCAAGGGACGGGTGAGTGGCCTAACACTTTTGAGGCTTCCTTAATGCGCGCACGCGTGTGAGTCAAAAGTATATAAATGGGTTGAATGAATTTTGTAGGTTTACCTAGGGCAGATGCTGGTGTGTGAAGATAAGACTAACTTGGGGAAGATTGTGAGTGTTGGAGACATTATTGATGTGGAAAAGGTATTCCCTTCGTATGCAGATGTTGCAGTTTAAACTCTCCTGGCTTTCAAAACTAATTAATATGTGAAGTCTACTAGTTGTTCTTTGTTCAAAGAATAACCTGATAAACTCTccattttttatctttttttatatatagtaAACGGGGGCTTTAAAGGGCTTTATTCTACACCGTGCAAGTTAACTATAACGCCCCTCGCTTACATGTTGCCTGCGTGGCATGACAAAGCCCCAatgggctttataccacaccacCCAGCTTTATAAGTTAGAACGTGTGAGGAGAACATGTATATATACCATATAGGCggttcaaaaaatatatatactatatagaTCAGGGTCGTCCCAAGCAGCCCATAGGGTGTACCAGGGCCCGGGTGGGCGACTCTACATGGTGTCATGGTCCAAAATATTAAGGGGCCCAAGTTTGTTCCTTGTTTTACATATATAGTtgttagagtgaattgcaagttttgtcctttatctttaggtcattttgcaagttttgtcctttatgtttaaatttgacgagttttgtcctttatgtttgaaaatcaagcacgttttaccctttggggcaaaacgtgcttgatttttaaggacaaaacgtgcttgattttttaaacataaagaacaaaacgtgcttgatttttaaacataaaggacaaaacgtgcttgatttttaaggcccaaagggtaaaacgtgcttgatttttaaacataaaggacaaaactcatcaaatttaaacataaaggacaaaacttgcaaaatgtcctaaagataaaggacaaaacttgcaattcactctagtTGTTATTCTAAATTTAAACACAAAAGTAGTTATGGAAGCCATAGCCCATAGGTGAGGTCGCCACCGTATGATAAAATGGACAAAAGCCTAACTCATGTACCCAAAGTTACATGTTTCTATTTTTAGATTGTCATATATGACATCCAAAATCTTTGAGACGGCCTGATATGAACTATATATACATTCAAATTCTGAGTTTTTATAGTTTCATTCTTCAATCTTTTATCACATTGTTTATTGTATAATCACAAAAAATATGTCTTTCAAATTAATGGACCAAAAGCTTTTGTTTTATTAGTGGTTGGGTAGAGATGAAGCCGAACCTAACTAGATATTTACTATAAAACATCTAGATGTTATCTTTACTTTCCAATGTTTCAAAAACCGTATCGCTTATTTAACCGGTAGCTCTAACAGTTCATTCATTTGACTAATCAGTCCGGTCTCAAAAACCGAAAGACAGTCAAAAGAGGAAGGTACCTGATCGGTGGCTTTTCAACAATATTGTCTAGGTCTCAAGGTCAATCGATTCATCAACATTAACTCATAAGCGAACCAACAAACACTCTACGGATCCGATTTTCAAAATATTACtattttatacaacaaaactgtATCCGAGTTGTATATCAACATGACCTCACTCGATTCACATAAGCCCTGGCCCTGGCGATGTTTCGGTTAGCAGTGTTCATTTTCCGATTTTTCGTACGAAATTTTTATAAGTATAGAGACGGGCCATCTCCAATTGTTTTGCCTAAAAATTCCCGGCCCCTACCAATTTTCTTGTCAAAAAAATTTATACATATTTTCGTATTGAGTTATAAAAAGACGTGAAGAACGGGCTATTAGTAAATTTTAtacttgtttttaaatttttaaatttgaaaCTTAAGGGTTGTTTTTTCCGTCATTAATGAAACTTGTTTAAACAAAAAAAGAGAAAAACGTGAATCCCCCATATGTGTTTGAcgcatcaaaaaaaaaaaaaaaggttatgtTGTGTTCTTGAAGATAGCCGGTAGCCACATCACATTCGACGCAAACAAGGGCGCATTCGAGCTGGAAAGAGGCATGTAATCACAAATTCGAACTAGGCATATGAGTTTGATTCGGAAGACATAATCGataaattataaaattttaaagGTCGTCGGGTTGAGTGGTAATTCTTCTTCCAGGGACTTACCATATCTCTCGCATCATCATAAATATTTTAGGTCTTTGgttgttaaacaatatttagtttttttttatgtgTAAGAGCGGTCCCTCGAATAAATGAATATTAATTAGATATTTGGATTTATTATTGTTTGACCCGACCTGAACTGAATCGCCGACCCAAACATATAACCTGAAACATAGCGATAAGAAAAAAAATTGAGTCCATAAATTTCGAACCTCATAAAACTTTTGATCAAACTCTATCACTAATTTAAGGTATGTGGAACCATAAACCATAAAGTTCATCACCTTCACAAACCTAAATATGatttatttgaaaattaaaaCAAACTAGGATAATACCCCGCGGGAGTTGCGCCGCGGACAACACTTGCGGACATCACGTTAAAGCGTGCGCGGACGTCACAATAAATCGAGCCGAGTCGTTGCGTCTCTCAACTTTTATTTAGCGTGGATTATAACAAATCCATTGTGTACACATATTAGTAAGAATAACTATCTGTGGCATAATATTCTACATATCATCTAGAAGCCGAAAAATGTGGTGCCAGTGACAGCAAACATGCCAAACGACAACTATTTTTTCAAACCTGGTGCCAATGTGGTTCCGATTATAACAAATTCATTGTGTACACACATTATTTTGTCAAACCTTTAAAATAACCTTCAAACTAATTGTCAAATGACCATAAATCTCACCAATTTAACCAAAACCCTTTGAATctttcaacttcaataatcgtACACAAACTCATTAAATCAAATttaaaattaaacaaaaaaaaattagcaTACTTTTTGTACAATTATCATTAGAACCCCTCGCTCGAGCCACGATTGTCATACTGCAACCTAACCGTCTCCATTTTGTGAGTATTCGGCCCTTCACTACTTAACCTAgatgggtgcaatatgtatttaCTCCTAGGCCGGCTGTACTCACTTTTGGCCTAGTCTTGTGTGACCAAAGCCATTTTTCTGAATTTGATCATGTCTTCGTTGTACTGGGCCGTGTCACAGTGTGAGCTCCCATTGTAGAACGACCAGTGTCCTGTTTTGATCCCATTATCAAGATCAGACAATGATGCAGAGGCGATCAGAGTGGCGGACACACACAGCTCACATCTGCACATGACAATGTCCTGCTCCTCTCATCTTGTATTTCTTACGTGACACCGGGTGTAGTGGCCAAGGTGGACTACTCGACTgtcgccagccccttggctctccccagatgcacggaaacccgacctccacccgcccgaaggtACGATAGTGAAATAATTGGCAAAATCCCGCCTCCTATCCAAGTCGAACCGGCGTCATCCGTATTTGCTCTTCACTTGGATGCCGTAGAAAAAATGAGGAGAGTGGGAATCGAACATGAGTCACAAAGAACACCAATTCTTTCTCCAACCACTCCACTCATTGGCAATATTTATTAGGTAATTACAATTAATTAGacatattttatttaattataattacataaatattttctaaaacataaagttatatgttgaattttttaattctttgttttacattttatgtattatTAATTACATATTTGGATCTAACAAATATTAGAGAAATAACagattatatatattttagtttATTAATAATGCACTTCATTTTCTAATTTTGTAAACATTTAAAACCAcataattcaatttttttttgaaaatcactCAAAGCTAAGAGTACAACCAACTAAgctaaaacttgtttatttatgatgtttaaatgtttaaataGCATTTAAATTATGAACCGAAATATTTAGCAACATTTAATTATGAAACTGAAACATTTAATTAGTTTCAAGTTTGTTTAGACGTGACTGTCTGGAGTTTTGTGGCACATTCAATGCCGAGGGGCCTTGACTTTGACTATTCTTGTGGGCTTCCTTTGTTATAACTACTTGATGGTCTATCTTTACGTAATTACGTGGATAATATGGTCTATCCTTTCTATTTCCCGGATAATATCTCACGGTTTAACAAATTTTATCTCTGGCTATGGATATGACCGGGTCAAAGACATGGAATAAGAATATGGGAGCAATCTACATATTGGGGCTTGGGAAATTTAGAAGACTAGGAATGAAAGACTTTCAATAATTGGTATATTCATTACAACCGAACGGCGTAAACTATGGTTGATAGATTCTTCGTTAAAAAATCCATCATGTTCTTATAACCAAGCAAACATTTAGGGGGTGCATTTGATTTAGAAAAAACTTTTAGCCAAATATAGGATGGTAATGAAATGGATATTGGCACTTTCAGTCTTATACAAGTCGGGCATCCGATACATTGTTAAAAATTACCCTGTGAGATTTGTTATATTTCTTATTATTTTAAACTAGCTTATAGCCCCGTGttttacacgggttgaatgacgaaaaaatgtaaattataaacttatatacaatccttattaatgaaatgacttatttagataaaataataaaacaaaagaacaattatattttcgctattcaaaataattttctaaTTTTTCACTTCTCTTTTGAGATACTACAATCCATTTTATTATATGTCTTAAAAAGGagtaacactaaaaaataaaaaataacgatcataaaattgtaagtatttttaaaaataattataagttatgaggttatggtaaatgaattgtaattaaattctactatatgtattaatgatataataaatactTGGATATAAATACTATTTTTGGATATATGGATCATGAGACAATATACGAATATCATCATTTTATAGAaaatattacatattaaaaaatcatactaaaaataaagtaTACGTTTAAAAATATAGGactaaagttttttaaactataaa from Helianthus annuus cultivar XRQ/B chromosome 10, HanXRQr2.0-SUNRISE, whole genome shotgun sequence harbors:
- the LOC110884406 gene encoding mitochondrial amidoxime reducing component 2, which translates into the protein MAEEKTDGSSAAAATGGGAPTVKSIFIYPIKSCKGISVSKAPLSPTGFVWDRHWMVISSKGRGSTQRVEPKLALVQVELPLEAFSFDWQPNNSSYLVVRAPGMAELKVSLTKPGLRSDGVSIWDWSGSALDEGDKAAKWFTDFLGKPSRLVRFNEESETRPTDPKYATGFNVKFPDAFPYLLISEPSLDAVNEQLKEPVSIYRFRPNIYVSGCEPFAEDLWKQIKINGLTFQGVMLCPRCKVPTINQEDGTQGNEPTKTMMKFRSSKVLEVDTTTTQFKGRVYLGQMLVCEDKTNLGKIVSVGDIIDVEKVFPSYADVAV